CGGTGTCGTCCGTACTGCCGCCATCGACCACCAGCAGCTGATCGGCAAACGCCGCGCTGCGCAGGCAGCGGGCGATGCAGCGGGCCTCATTGAGGGCCAGGACGGCAACCGTCAGCGTCGGCATGCAAGCTGTGGAACACAATCCGGCCTGCTCTTGCGCACGGCCTACCTGCGCCAGCGCCGTGCGGGCGCCAGCCGTTCAATGCCCACCCTTGAAAACCTCACCCTCCTTGAGCCGGTAGATCGTGCCGCAGTAGGGGCAGCGGGCTTGGTGCTGGCGCGCGATTTCCAGGAACACGCGCGGGTGGCCGTTCCACAGCTGCATGTCGGCCTTGGGGCTGGGGCAGTGGATGCCGCCATTGCCGTCCAGGTCCCTGGCGAGCAGTTCGACGATGGTTTCGGGCATGGCGTTCAGACCCGGGTGAGCCAGTGGGCGTACTTGGCGTTGCGCCCGCCCACGATGTCGAAGAAGGCCGACTGGATCTTCTCGGTGACGGGGCCGCGCGCGCCGGCGCCGATCTGCAGGCGGTCGTATTCGCGGATCGGGGTGATCTCGGCCGCCGTGCCGCTGAAGAACATTTCGTCGGCGATGTAGCACTCGTCGCGCGTGATGCGCTTTTGCACCACCTCGATGCCCAGATCCTTGCAGATGTGCAGCACGGTGTTGCGCGTGATGCCGTTGAGCGCGCCCGCCGACAGGTCGGGCGTATAGACCACGCCGTCCTTGACGATGTAGACGTTCTCGCCCGAGCCTTCGCTCACGAAGCCGGCGTTGTCCAGCAAGATGGCTTCGTCGTAGCCGTCGTCGGTCGCTTCCATGTTGGCCAGGATGGAGTTGGTGTAGTTGCTCACCGTCTTGGCCTGCGTCATGGTGATGTTGACGTGATGGCGCGTGTAGCTGCTGGTCTTGACGCGGATGCCCTTTTTCATGCCCTCTTCACCCAGGTAGGCGCCCCAGGCCCAGGCGGCGACCATGATGTGGATGTCGTTGCCCTTGGGCGATACGCCGAGCTTCTTGTCGCCTATCCAGATGAGCGGGCGCAGATAGCAGGACTTGAGCTGGTTGGCGCGCACCACTTCGCGCTGCGCCTCGTTCACCTGCTCGATGCTGAAGGGGATGTGCATGCGCAGGATCTTGGCGCTGTTGAACAGGCGCTGGGTGTGCTCCTGCAGGCGAAAGATGGCGGTGCCGCCCTCGGCGTCGTAGGCGCGCACGCCCTCGAAGGCGCCGCAGCCGTAGTGCAGCGTGTGGGTGAGCACATGGATCCTGGCGTCGCGCCAATCGACCATCTGACCATCCATCCAGATCTTTCCGTCACGATCAGCGAGCGAAGGAGCTGTGGAACTCATCTGTATCCCCTGTAAACTGAATCAGAATAACCGGGCATTCTACGATCCGCTCGGGCCCGCGCGGATTTCCCCGCGCTCGATCTGCCAGTGCGCAAGACGCCCGCCGCTGAACTCACAGACGACGCGCGCGCCGCTGGCGTCGCGCCAGGCCCAGCGCTCGGGCTGCTCGCCCTCGGCGCCCAGGCGCTCGCCCAGGGCCTGCGCAAGGGCTACCACATGCAGCAGATTGACCCCGCGGCGCAAGCGGGAATGCAGCATCACCGCGCTCGCTACCGTGCCCACGGGGCGCGCCGCCGCGCGGCGCAGCACCTGCATCAGCCGCGTGAAGTGCAGCAGCAGCCACAGCAGCGCGCCGCCCGCGCCGGCCAGCAGCCCGGGCCAGCCCCAGGCGCGCCAGCACAGCGCGATCAGCGCAACCAGCGCCAGCGGTGCGGCCAAGCGGCGCAGCGCCATGACTCAGCTGAGGGCGCGCACCGCGTCCAGCGCCTGCTCCACGCGGTCCACGGCGTGGATGGCCAGGCCGGCGATGGGTTTTTTGGGTGCGTTGGCCTTGGGCACGACGGCAACGGCAAAGCCGAGTTTGGCCGCTTCCCTCAGCCGCTCCTGCCCGCGCGGGGCCGGGCGCACCTCGCCGGCCAGGCCAACCTCGCCAAAGGCGATGAAGCCCTTGGGCAGGGGTTTGGCGCGCAGGCTGGAGCTGATGGCCAGCAGCACCGCCAGGTCGGCCGCGGGCTCGGCGATGCGCACGCCGCCTACCGCGTTGACGAACACGTCCTGGTCAAAGCAGGCCACGCCCGCATGGCGGTGCAGCACGGCCAGCAGCATGGCCAGGCGATCTCGATCGAGCCCCACGGACAGCCGCCGCGGACTGGGTCCGCCGCCATCGACCAAGGCCTGGATTTCCACCAGCAGCGGGCGCGTGCCCTCCAGCGTGACGAGCACGCAGGAGCCGGGCACCGGCTCGCTGTGCTGGCTCAGGAAGATCGCGCTCGGGTTGGATACGCCCTTGAGGCCGTGCTCGGTCATCGCGAAGACGCCGATTTCGTTCACGGCGCCAAAGCGGTTCTTGATCGCGCGCACCAGGCGAAAGCTGCTGTGCGTGTCGCCCTCGAAGTAGAGCACGGTGTCGACCATGTGCTCGAGCACGCGCGGGCCGGCGATGGCGCCCTCCTTGGTGACGTGGCCGACCAGCACCACCGCGATGCCGCTGGCCTTGGCCAGGCGCGTGAGGTGGGCCGCGCATTCGCGCACCTGGGCGACGCTGCCCGGAGCGCTGGCGAGCTGGTCGGAATACATCGTCTGGATGGAGTCGATCACGCAGACGGCGGGCTGCACCGCATCGACGGTGGCAAGGATTTTTTCCAGCTGGATTTCGGCCAGCACCTGCACGCCGCTGCCCGCCAGGCCCAGGCGGCGCGCGCGCAGCGCCACCTGCGCGCCGCTTTCTTCGCCGCTCACGTAGAGCACCGGCAGGCCCAGGCGCTGCAGCGCGTCCAGCGCCTGCAGCAGCAGCGTGGATTTGCCTATGCCCGGATCGCCCCCGATCAGCGCCACGCCGCCCTCGACGATGCCGCCGCCCAGCACTCGGTCCAGCTCGGCGATGCCGGTCGCCGTGCGCGCGACTTCGCTCGCTTCGATGCTGGACAGCGGCACGACTTGCTGCGCCGGCGCCAGGCCCGCGTACTGCGCGCCGCTCAGGCGGTTCTTGCCCGCGCCGGGGACTTCGCCCGCGGTTTCCACCAGCGTGTTCCAGGCGCCGCAGCCCGGGCATTTGCCCAGCCAGCGCGGGCTGCTGGCGCCGCATTCATTGCAGGTGTAGAGGGTTTTTTCCTTGGCCATGGCCGATGCTAGCCGTTTGGGCCGTGTTCCATCAAATTGATAGCTTGTCGCGCTTGTCCGGCAACCGTTCTCGGCACGGATGACTCTCGAAATATTGCACTGACTGCGCTCACAGCTATCGTTTTCAGTGCGCTAGCCGGGCGGCGCAAGACGCAGCGCGCGCAGCGCCTCGGGCAAGCTGTGCGCCTGGGGCAGCCAGTGGTCTACCGCCGCGCCCAGGGCTACGGCGCACAACAGCAGGAGCAGCATGGGCCGGCGCGTCAGGCGCAGCGCCGCGCCCAGCCAGCCGCTGCGCTCCAGCCCGATCGCGGTGCGCGCGGCGACACCGGCAAAGGCCAGCTCCAGCGCCACCGCCAGCAGCACGTCCCAGCCGAAGAACAGCAGCGCAAAACTGCCCGCACCCAGCAGCAGCGCGGCAAGCAGCGCAAACAGCGCGAGCACCGGCACGACGACCACGGCGCCGGCCAAGCCCAGCGCCTCGCCCAGCTGGGCCGCACCCTGGGCCGCGTCACCAACTGGCGCTTCGCCTCCCGCCGCTTCGGGCAGCAGCGGGCGCAGCGCTTGCGCCGCGTCGGCGCCGATCTCGGCGGCGTCCAGCGCGTCGCCCACGCGCATGCGATGGTGCTTGCCCGGGCGCAGCAGCCACAGCGCCCAGCAGCGCAGCACCAGCAGATAGGCGCCGTAGCCCGCGGCCAGCGCCAGCAGGTAGCGCAGCGCCAGGCTGTGCACGCCCGCCTGGCGCAGCAGCGCCGAGCTGCCCCAGGTGAGCGCCAGCGTGAGGGCGCCGATCAGCCAGCCATGCAGGCGCAGACTGTGGCGCCGGCGCAAGTCCTGCTCCAGCGCCCGGCGCTGCAGGCGCAAGCTGGTCCAGCGGCTGCGCGGGGCGGGCATGGCGCAGACCCTCGCGCCCCTTAGTCCTGCAGCAGCACCGGCACGCGCGGCGCCAGCGCGCACAGCAGCTCATAGCCTATGGTGCCCGCGGCCGCGGCCACTTCTTCGACGGCCAGCACGGCGCCGCTGGCGGCGCGCCCCCACAGCGTCACCTCGCTGCCCAGGCCCGCTGCCGGCAGGGCGGTGAGGTCCACCGCCAGCATGTCCATGCTCACGCGCCCCAGGGTGCGGCTGCGCGCGCCGTCGACCAGCACCGGCGTGCCGGTGGCCGCGTGGCGCGGATAGCCGTCGGCATAGCCGCAGGCCACGGTGCCTATCACCATAGGCCGGTCGGCGGTAAAGGTGGAGCCGTAGCCCACGGTATCGCCCGGCTGCAGGTGCTGCACGCCGATGACGCGCGCGGCCAGCGTCATTGCCGGCCGCAAGCCCCAGTGCTGCAGATCGTGCTCGGGAAAATCGGGCGCGCTGCCATAGACCATGATGCCCGGGCGCACCCAGTCGGCGCGCACGCTGGCCTCGTGCGCATGGCGCAAAAGCGCAGCGCTGTTGCTCAGGCTGCGCCCGCCCGGCAGATCGCGCGTGGTGGCCTCAAACACCGCGACCTGGTGCGCTATGCCGCGCGCGCCATCGGCATCGGAGAAGTGCGTGGCCAGCGTGATCTCGTCGACCTGCGTGAGCGCGTTCAGCCGCGCCCAGGCCGCGCGGTAGCGCCCGGGGGCAAAACCCAGGCGGTTCATACCCGAGTTCATCAGCAGGAAGACGTGGTGCGGCGTCTGCGTCTTGTGCTGGCCGAGCCAGTCGATCTGCGCCTCGGTGTGCACCGCATGCCACAGCGACAGGCGCGAGCACAGCTCCAGGTCGCGCGGCTCGAACACGCCCTCGAGCAGCAGGATGGGCCCGCGCCAGCCGAGATCGCGCAGCCGCTGGGCCTCTGCCAGGTCGAGCAGCGCAAAGCCGTCGGCGCCGCGCAGGGCGTCGAACACGCGTTCGATGCCGTGGCCGTAGGCATTGGCCTTGACCACGGCCCAGACGCGCGCGCCTTGCGCCCGCTGGCGTGCGATGCCGAGGTTGTGGCGCAGCGCGCCGGCGTGGATGGTCGCTAGGATGGGGCGTGGCATGTCTATCCCGGGACAAGAGGGCAAAAGCGCGGGCATTCTCGCACCGGCTGCTCCCGGGGCTGCGTGATATAAACCCGCGCGTCGCTCCACGGAGTTCCCCACCTTCTACTTCGCCCCCGCAGCCGGGGCGGTTTGCCAGCTCCTGATGAAGCGCGGTTTCTACACCATCATGTCGGCGCAGTTCTTCAGCTCGCTGGCAGACAACGCCTTGTTTGTCGTGGCCGTAGAGCTGCTGCGCACCGACGGTGCACCCGCCTGGCAGGCGGCGGCGCTGGTGCCTATGTTCGCGCTGTTTTACGTGCTGCTCGCGCCCTGGGTGGGCGCGTTTGCCGACTCCCTGCCCAAGGGGCGGGTGATGTTCTACAGCAATGCGGTCAAGGCCCTGGGCTGCGTGCTGATGCTGGTGGGCTCGCACCCGCTGCTGGCCTATGGCGTGGTGGGCCTGGGGGCGGCCGCGTATTCACCGGCCAAGTACGGCATCCTCACCGAGCTGCTGCCCGCTTCGCGGCTGGTCAAGGCCAACGGCTGGATCGAGGGACTGACGATTGCCTCCATCATCCTGGGCGTGGTGCTGGGCGGCCAGCTGGTCGCGCCCGAGATGGCCGAGCTGCTGCTGGCCGGGCAGTGGCCGGGCGTGGAGCTGCCGGCCGAAGGCGCGATCCTTGCGCTGATTCCGGTCTATCTGCTGGCCGGCTGGTTCAATCTGCACATACCGCTCACGCGCACGCGCCGCCGGCCCATGCCGCGCAACCCGCTGGCGCTGCTGCCCGACTTTCGCGAATGCAACCGGCGCCTGTGGCGCGACAAGCTCGGGCAGATCTCGCTCGCCTCCACCACGCTGTTCTGGGGCGTGTCGGGCAATCTGCGCTACGTGGTGCTGGCCTGGGCGGCGGCGGCGCTGGGCTATGGCACGACCAAGGCGGCGGCGCTGGTGGGCGTGGTGGCGCTGGGCACGGCCAGCGGGGCGGTGTTCGCGTCGTTGCGCATCCGGCTCGATCGCGCGCCGCGCGTGATTCCCTGGGGCATAGGCATGGGCGTGCTGGTGATGGCGATGAACCTGATCGACAGCATCTGGGTGGCCGTGCCCTTTCTGGTCTTCATGGGCGCGCTCGGCGGCTTTCTGGTGGTGCCGATGAATGCGCTGCTGCAGCACCGCGGCCACCACCTGATGGGCGCGGGGCGATCGATCGCGGTGCAGAATTTCAATGAGCAGCTGGCCATCCTGCTCATGGGCGCGGCCTACAGCGCGGCCAGCAGCTGGGGGCTGTCGGCCTTTGGCGCCGTCACCGCCTTTGGCGCGACGGTCACACTGGTGATGTGGCTGATCCAGCGCTGGTACGCCTGGAATTTGCGCACCTTCCGCGAAGAGATGTCGCGCCTGAAGGTGATCGCCCGGCGCGACAAATGATTTTTCATAGCTGCAGGCGCGCGCCAGACGTGCGTTTGCGGCAGTTTTCATGCATAAATCCCTGCCCGTTCTCGCCCTGTTGTGCAACGCCCTGATCTGGGGCGTTTCCTGGTGGCCGCTGCGCCGCATGTACGAGGCCGGGCTGCACCCGCTGTGGGCCATCGCGGCGATGTTCGCGCTCATCACGCTCACGCTGCTGTTGCTGCGCCCCGGCGCACTGCGTCGGCTGCTGCGCACGCCCGGGCTGTGGCTGCTGGTGCTGGTGGCGGGGCTGACCAACGTCGGCTTCAACTGGGCCGTGACCATTGGCGACGTGGTGCGAGTGGTCATCCTGTTTTACCTGATGCCCGCCTGGTCCATCCTGCTGGCCTGGCGCTTTCTGGGCGAGCCGCCCACGCGCAGCGCGCTGGCGCGCCTGGTGCTGGCCTTTGCCGGCGTGCTGCTGGTGCTCTGGCCGGCGGACGGCAAGCTGGCGCACTTCACGCGCGGCTTTTCTCTGGCCGATGCGCTCGCGCTGCTGGGCGGCTTCATGTTTGCGGCGACCAACGTGGCGCTGCGCCGCCTGCGCGACGAACCCACGCCGGCGCGCGTGCTGGCCATGTTTGCCGGCGGCGCGCTGCTCGGCGGCCTGGCGGCCGCGGCCGGCCAGAGCCTGGGCGCGGTACCCGCGCTGCCCGGCGCCGACGCCGCCTGGCTGGTGCCGCTGCTGCTGTGGGCCGGCGCGCTGATGCTGGCCAACTGGGCGCTGCAGTACGGCGCAACCCGTCTGCCCGCGGGCACCACGGCGCTGGTCATGCTCTGCGAGGTGTTGTTCGCCAGCGCCTCTTCGGTAGCGGCCGGCGCGGCCCAGCCGACGCTGCGCACCTGGGCCGGTGGCGCCCTGATCATCTCGGCCTCGCTGCTGGCGGCGCTGCAGGCGCGCCGCTGAAGACGGCGCCCACGGTGCCGGGCCACGCGGCCGTGTGGCGCCGCCGGGGCTTTCGTGCGGTCTGCGCATCGTTTGCGGGCCTCCTGCCGGGCGCTTGCCGTGGTTTCGCACGTTTCTTCGCGCTTCTTCCGCACCGCTTCGGCGCCGCTGCAACGCCTCTTTCGTGCCGGCCCCACACCGCCTCCATACCACTTTCGCGCCGCTTCCAAGCCTCCTCCGTGCCTGTGCCATGCGGACGGTGAGCGCTCTTTGACGCGCTCGCGTAGCCCCTGCTCTTGCTCCAGTCACTGCCACATCGGCAGAGGGCTGGCGCCGTGCGGGTCGAGCCAGACACGGCCGGTCCATTGTTTCCAATTCCGAAACAATGTGATTCGTTCTAAGCTCTTTTTTTAACTAGGGTTAACCCCGAAACTACGAGGCATCGGAGGACGAAACCAAGGTGCTCCGTAAGAAGGCGATCAGGCCGCAGCCGCTTTCGCGGCAGCCCGGGCGCCCTGTTTGAACCGTTTTGTCTCAGGAGAAAAACATGATCCGCATCAACCACACCCTCACCGCTCTGGCCGCTGGCCTGGTGCTTTCGAGCAGCGCTCTGGCCGCCGGCCCCGCTGCGGGCGAAGGCCCCTTCTTCCAGTTCGACAGCCTGCCCGCGGGCAGCCAGCTGCAACGCGCCGAGGTGCAGGCACTGGCCACGCACGAAGCGCCCCTGGCCGGTGAATTGCCCGCCGCCCCGCTGCAACTGGCGGACACCATGCTGACGCGCGCACAGGTGCGCAGCGAAGCCGTGGCACACCAGCCCGCGGCCGGTATTGCGCCCTTTGGCGCCGCGCTGCCCGCCAGCGCCAGCGTGAAGGCGCGCGCTTCGGCAGCGACGCCGCTGGCGCTGCACACCCAGCCGGCCGCTGGCAACCTGCCGCTGGCCGAGGCGCCGATGAACGCCAGCACCCTGGCGCGCGCCGAGGTGCGCAGCGAGGCGCTGGCAGCCGCGCCCGCCGTGGGTGAGTTCACCGCGCAGCAGGCGGCGCTGCCCGCCAGCGCGCTGAGCCGCGCCGAAGTGCGCGCCAGCACCCGCGACGCGCTGGCCCGTGGCTTTCATGTGGCAAGCGGCGAGCTCTCCTGAAGCCGCTCGGGGTCGGCCCTTGCCGCGCCCAGCCGGGCGCAGTTTGAGGGCATGAACCGGCAGACAAGGGGCATGCAGCAGGGGCTGCATGCCCTTTTTTCGTGGCGGCGACGGCGCTCGCTCAGGCCGGCTGGCTGAGTGCGCGCAACTGGCGCGCACGCGCCAACTGGCGCTGCACCAGTGGCAGCGCCAGGCCGTAGTCGGCGGCAAAACCGGGCAGGTCGCTGCCGGCGGCCTCGAAGGCGCGCAGCAGCGCCTCGGCGCGCGCATCGTGTTCGCCCGCCTGCGCCAGCGCCGCATCCAGCGCGTCGTCGGCGTCGGCGCGCGGGCCGCGCACGCGCTCGGCATAGGCCTCGCGCGTCAGGCCAGAGGCTTCGTAGGCGCGCACGATGCGCTGGCGCAACTGCGGCGCCAGGTCTTCCTGGCTGCGCCGCTGGCGACGGCGAAACACCTCGATGAGCGCCTGGTACAGGTGTTCGGGCGCGACCGGCTCCACGGCCTTGCCCTGCAGGTCGTGGCGC
The DNA window shown above is from Comamonas sp. NLF-1-9 and carries:
- a CDS encoding zinc-finger domain-containing protein; translated protein: MPETIVELLARDLDGNGGIHCPSPKADMQLWNGHPRVFLEIARQHQARCPYCGTIYRLKEGEVFKGGH
- a CDS encoding branched-chain amino acid transaminase, yielding MSSTAPSLADRDGKIWMDGQMVDWRDARIHVLTHTLHYGCGAFEGVRAYDAEGGTAIFRLQEHTQRLFNSAKILRMHIPFSIEQVNEAQREVVRANQLKSCYLRPLIWIGDKKLGVSPKGNDIHIMVAAWAWGAYLGEEGMKKGIRVKTSSYTRHHVNITMTQAKTVSNYTNSILANMEATDDGYDEAILLDNAGFVSEGSGENVYIVKDGVVYTPDLSAGALNGITRNTVLHICKDLGIEVVQKRITRDECYIADEMFFSGTAAEITPIREYDRLQIGAGARGPVTEKIQSAFFDIVGGRNAKYAHWLTRV
- a CDS encoding glycerate kinase, with protein sequence MALRRLAAPLALVALIALCWRAWGWPGLLAGAGGALLWLLLHFTRLMQVLRRAAARPVGTVASAVMLHSRLRRGVNLLHVVALAQALGERLGAEGEQPERWAWRDASGARVVCEFSGGRLAHWQIERGEIRAGPSGS
- the radA gene encoding DNA repair protein RadA → MAKEKTLYTCNECGASSPRWLGKCPGCGAWNTLVETAGEVPGAGKNRLSGAQYAGLAPAQQVVPLSSIEASEVARTATGIAELDRVLGGGIVEGGVALIGGDPGIGKSTLLLQALDALQRLGLPVLYVSGEESGAQVALRARRLGLAGSGVQVLAEIQLEKILATVDAVQPAVCVIDSIQTMYSDQLASAPGSVAQVRECAAHLTRLAKASGIAVVLVGHVTKEGAIAGPRVLEHMVDTVLYFEGDTHSSFRLVRAIKNRFGAVNEIGVFAMTEHGLKGVSNPSAIFLSQHSEPVPGSCVLVTLEGTRPLLVEIQALVDGGGPSPRRLSVGLDRDRLAMLLAVLHRHAGVACFDQDVFVNAVGGVRIAEPAADLAVLLAISSSLRAKPLPKGFIAFGEVGLAGEVRPAPRGQERLREAAKLGFAVAVVPKANAPKKPIAGLAIHAVDRVEQALDAVRALS
- the alr gene encoding alanine racemase is translated as MPRPILATIHAGALRHNLGIARQRAQGARVWAVVKANAYGHGIERVFDALRGADGFALLDLAEAQRLRDLGWRGPILLLEGVFEPRDLELCSRLSLWHAVHTEAQIDWLGQHKTQTPHHVFLLMNSGMNRLGFAPGRYRAAWARLNALTQVDEITLATHFSDADGARGIAHQVAVFEATTRDLPGGRSLSNSAALLRHAHEASVRADWVRPGIMVYGSAPDFPEHDLQHWGLRPAMTLAARVIGVQHLQPGDTVGYGSTFTADRPMVIGTVACGYADGYPRHAATGTPVLVDGARSRTLGRVSMDMLAVDLTALPAAGLGSEVTLWGRAASGAVLAVEEVAAAAGTIGYELLCALAPRVPVLLQD
- the lplT gene encoding lysophospholipid transporter LplT, producing MKRGFYTIMSAQFFSSLADNALFVVAVELLRTDGAPAWQAAALVPMFALFYVLLAPWVGAFADSLPKGRVMFYSNAVKALGCVLMLVGSHPLLAYGVVGLGAAAYSPAKYGILTELLPASRLVKANGWIEGLTIASIILGVVLGGQLVAPEMAELLLAGQWPGVELPAEGAILALIPVYLLAGWFNLHIPLTRTRRRPMPRNPLALLPDFRECNRRLWRDKLGQISLASTTLFWGVSGNLRYVVLAWAAAALGYGTTKAAALVGVVALGTASGAVFASLRIRLDRAPRVIPWGIGMGVLVMAMNLIDSIWVAVPFLVFMGALGGFLVVPMNALLQHRGHHLMGAGRSIAVQNFNEQLAILLMGAAYSAASSWGLSAFGAVTAFGATVTLVMWLIQRWYAWNLRTFREEMSRLKVIARRDK
- a CDS encoding DMT family transporter — its product is MHKSLPVLALLCNALIWGVSWWPLRRMYEAGLHPLWAIAAMFALITLTLLLLRPGALRRLLRTPGLWLLVLVAGLTNVGFNWAVTIGDVVRVVILFYLMPAWSILLAWRFLGEPPTRSALARLVLAFAGVLLVLWPADGKLAHFTRGFSLADALALLGGFMFAATNVALRRLRDEPTPARVLAMFAGGALLGGLAAAAGQSLGAVPALPGADAAWLVPLLLWAGALMLANWALQYGATRLPAGTTALVMLCEVLFASASSVAAGAAQPTLRTWAGGALIISASLLAALQARR
- a CDS encoding ProQ/FinO family protein → MTDETATDTAPATPAAGADPSAAPPAARSARRPARTPPALMAQLAQWHPRLFGERPLPLKRGIFQDLMAAHAPDKDELKQALAWHTRSSRYLVAMASGQPRHDLQGKAVEPVAPEHLYQALIEVFRRRQRRSQEDLAPQLRQRIVRAYEASGLTREAYAERVRGPRADADDALDAALAQAGEHDARAEALLRAFEAAGSDLPGFAADYGLALPLVQRQLARARQLRALSQPA